CGCTCACGGGCGGTTCGAAACGAGGAGGCGCCTCGAACCGGACCGGCCGGTGCTGAGGCGCCTCTGTTTAATGTCGATGTGAGCCGGGCGTCTTACTTCTCGACAATATCCTTCTTCAGTGGTCCGAGGGCGGCCAGCAGGTCGCCCTTTTCCTTCGCGCCGACCTTGAACTTGTCCAGGGCGCCGGAGAGATCCTCAACGAGCGCGTTGAAATCGGCGTCGGTGATCCCCATGCCCTTGTGAGCCGTCTTCATGTCCTTGCCCGTGTATTTGCACGGGCCGCCGGTGGCTTGGCAGATTTGATTCACGAGGTTATCCTTGAATTTTGCAAGCCGTTTCGGATCTGCGGCAGTATCTTTAAAGAAGCCGTTGATCCGCTTGTCGGCGGCAACCCGCGCCACGAACTCATCGACCACGGCGACGATCGCTTTCTTCCCCCCCAAACGGTCGTACAGTGATTTCTCCATGGTGGCGGCAAAACTGACCGTCGCCGTGAACAGCACCACCAGGGCCGAGCACAGGATCTTGGCGGTGAGCTTGTACATGCTATCCTCCCTGTTTGACGTGTCAGGGAGGCTATTCGCGCCCGCGCGGGCTTGCCCCTTTCCCGATCGCCGGCGCGAGCGCCCTTGCGATCCGGTCAGGCGTAGAGGTTGAGGGGATGCCGCTTCAACGCCTCGCCGAAGCGCTTTCGAAGCTGGTCGAACATCTCGATATCGTACTGCCCCACGAAGGTGATCGCTGTCCCCGCGCGCCCCATGCGCGCGGTGCGTCCGACCCGGTGGATGTAGGTTTCCACGTCCTCGGGGATATCGAAGTTGATGACGTGCGAGACGTTCTCCAGGTCCAGCCCACGGGCGGCGACATTGGTCGCGATCAGGAGGCGCGTTCGCTTTTCTTCAAACGCCCGGAGCGCTTTCAGCCGCGCCCCTTCCCGCAGGCCGCCGTGGAGCACGCCAACCGTGCCGTCCCGGTCGAGTGCTCGAGCCAGACGGTCGACACGATACCGGGTCCTCCGGAACACGAGCCCCGAAGAGATTTCCTGGCTGCGCAGGAGGCGGCGCAGGGCCTTGACCTTGTCCTGCTCGGCGACTTCCAGGTAAAACTGCTCGATCGAATCGACGGTCGGAAGCGGTGCGGCGATCCGCACCCAGGTGGGCGTGCGCATGCGCTGTTCCGCGATCGTGCGGATCTCCACGGGGATGGTGGCGGAGAACAGCGCCGTCTGTCGCGTGGTCGGTGTCTGGGCGAGAATCTTTGAGACGTCCGGGAGAAAGCCCATGTCGAGCATTCGGTCCGCTTCATCGAGCACTGCCACCGAGACCGACGCCAGGCTGACGGTCCTTCGCTGCAGGTGATCCAGCAGGCGTCCCGGAGTGGCTACCGCGATGTGCGGGTGCCGGCGCAGGTCTTCCATCTGCCGGACGATGGAGTGACCTCCGAACAAAGCCACGACCGAGAGGCCCCGGCCGCGTCCCAGAATCCGGATCTCGTCGGCGACCTGCAAAGCGAGTTCGCGCGTGGGGACAAGGACGAGGGCCTGGAGGGTCCGGGACGAAGGATCGAGGCGCTCCACGATGGGGATCCCGTAGGCTCCTGTTTTTCCTGACCCTGTTTCCGCCTGCCCGATCATGTCTCGTCCGCTGGCCATGATCGGAATGCCTTCTTGTTGAATGGGGGTCGGCTCGAGCCATCCCAGCCGGCGGATCGCCCGGAAGGTCTCCGGGGTAAGCGTGAGCCCTCCGAACGTCGTGGGGGCCTCCGTGCCTTTTGTCAGAGTTGGTGCGTCTAAAATTGGTGCTCCTGAAATACGAATCGCCTCCTTCATACTCCGGCTCATCGCCGGGTGCGGCTTCGCCGCGGGAATCAGTGCCGGCATCTGCGCGTGTCTCGCCGGAACCTGCTCCCCATGAAGAAGGCCTGCGACACACAAGGAGGGACGCCGTCTCTGGCATCCCTCACAGAACGCATCTAATGACGACAGTGAAAGTATACCAGGTACGGGGGGGGCCGTCAAACGAAAGTTCGCGCGGCCGATCATGGCCGTAGATCTTCCACTTGACCTCCCGCCACACGACGTGAAGTACGCAACCT
The window above is part of the bacterium genome. Proteins encoded here:
- a CDS encoding group 1 truncated hemoglobin; amino-acid sequence: MYKLTAKILCSALVVLFTATVSFAATMEKSLYDRLGGKKAIVAVVDEFVARVAADKRINGFFKDTAADPKRLAKFKDNLVNQICQATGGPCKYTGKDMKTAHKGMGITDADFNALVEDLSGALDKFKVGAKEKGDLLAALGPLKKDIVEK
- a CDS encoding DEAD/DEAH box helicase, with product MPALIPAAKPHPAMSRSMKEAIRISGAPILDAPTLTKGTEAPTTFGGLTLTPETFRAIRRLGWLEPTPIQQEGIPIMASGRDMIGQAETGSGKTGAYGIPIVERLDPSSRTLQALVLVPTRELALQVADEIRILGRGRGLSVVALFGGHSIVRQMEDLRRHPHIAVATPGRLLDHLQRRTVSLASVSVAVLDEADRMLDMGFLPDVSKILAQTPTTRQTALFSATIPVEIRTIAEQRMRTPTWVRIAAPLPTVDSIEQFYLEVAEQDKVKALRRLLRSQEISSGLVFRRTRYRVDRLARALDRDGTVGVLHGGLREGARLKALRAFEEKRTRLLIATNVAARGLDLENVSHVINFDIPEDVETYIHRVGRTARMGRAGTAITFVGQYDIEMFDQLRKRFGEALKRHPLNLYA